The genomic segment GTGATAAATGCATAACAAGTTATTATCCGGTTTCCTGATATCATCGCAAAACACAATTTGACAACGCTTTTTCATCCATGACACCCAGTTTTTAACTGGATATCTCCTACATAATCCAGATCCCTTCCAGCCTTACCGATCAACTTACAGCACTCCAACCTAAACGCCCACGGCTACTCCCCCTTACAAAGGGGTGTATTGACGATCTCCAATCATCTTCCTACACTATTTCTTTGTTATGAGCAATGATTAAGGATTGTTAGATGTACGTGTTGGGGGCCTATGAGTGGTTATCGGAAATTCTGCAGAGCAACATTGGACAATGGCGAAAAAGAGAGGCACAGGCGCTAGCAGGATTGAAATATAGGAAAGAGTTGTGCTGGTGACAGCTTATTGAATGAGGCCAGCGTGGTGAAGAAAAGAGTATGGGAGCAAGCAGGGTGCTGTGCTGCAGGTAGAGATGCCGATAAAGCGCATGATTCTTCACACGGAGGAGACACAGGGCGCCCAAACGGTGTAGGCCGCTCACGGGGCCTCTCCGAGCTAACAGAACTGGCTTTTAAACTTTTGCTGCTTGCTGAAGGAGAGGGAATCTACAGAAGCGGGTATCTAGCTCCAGAGGAGATGAAACAGGGGATTGGTGGCACAGGAGGGTGAAAATTCTTGTCTGCCCTTGAGTGGGGCGGGGATCGCTGCTCGAAACATTCCTTCAATCTGCTTACATAGTAGTTACACAGCCACATTGCCACATTGCCTACCAGTTCACAGGACAAAAAAAAAGGTCAATATCACTCAAAGAGTAATATTGACCTTTCTAATTTGGTGGCGATACAGGGAATCGAACCCCGGACACTACGGATATGAGCCGTATCGTATGCTGTTTTGATTAACATTGATTAATATTGATTTAACACCTAATTTCAGGTATAAATACAGAATCGACACATACAAATCAACATCTACAAATTGATTAATATTGACCAAATTTGCTTACATAGTGCTTACACAGTGCTTACACGGTGTCTAGCTCCAGAGGAACCGGCCATGCCACGATTGACATTAAATAGAATTAGAAACGCTAAGCTCCCACCTAATAAAAAACAGATTTTTCTCTGGGATGAAGATGCCAAGGGCCTGGGGGTACGTATCACTGGAAGCGCAAAAGTGTTCATCTTCCAAAGTCGCATGCTGATGCCTGATAAAAATGGCATCCTGAAACCATCTACTTTCAGAATAAAGATAGGCGGATGTGATTCAGTCCTCCTGGAAGATGCACGCAATGTGGCCAGGCGTTATGCGGCACAAGTGGCCGAGGGGATAGATCCACGCCAAGCACGTCAACGGACTGCTGAGAACGAAGCCACGGAGAGACAAGAAAGGAAACGACAAGATGTGACTATTGGCAAAGCATGGCCAACCTACATGGAAGAACGTCGCCCAAACTGGTCAACAAAATACTACTCCGACCATGAGCGCATTATCTCTCCAGGCGGCAAACAGAAAAAGAGAGGCAAAGGCCTGACTGTAGCGGGCCCCTTAGCCAGTATTGCCAACCTACCTCTTTCAAGTGTGACAGCCGATTCTATAAAAAAATGGTTGGCAGATGAACAGCCCAAGCGCCCGACAGAAACCAGACGAGCTTTTGAAATGCTTCGAACCTTCCTGAATTGGTGCGAAGCTGACAAACGCTACCACGGCCTTGCTCCCCCTAATGCATGCTCTGCCAAAATCAAGAAAGACAACTTGACTAAAAAGAACTCACGGGACGACGCCCTGCAACGAGAGCAGCTTTCTGTCTGGTTTGCTTCAGTACGGCGCTATGAAAATAAAGTTCTATCAGCATACGTCCAAATGCTCTTCCTTATAGGTGCCAGACGTGAGGAGCTGCTTTCACTTAAATGGTCTGACGTAGACTTCCGCTGGAAAAAAGTACACATCCTTGGCAAAGGCGCTGTGCCGAGAGACCTTCCACTAACCCCATATGTTGCAGCCCTATTATCCAAACTGCCTCGACGTAATGAGTGGGTTTTTTCCTCAACGCGTGGGAAAGAAGGCCGCCTACAAAGCCCCACCAAAGCTTTTCAAAAGATGATGAGCAGGGCTGAGATTGACGACATTACTCTACATGGGTTACGCCGATCCTTCTCCACCTTGTCGGAGTGGTTGGAAACGCCGGTTGGGATCGTCTACCAGATCCAAGGGCACGAACCATCAGCCACAGCAGAAAAACATTACAAGAAGCGACCTGTTGACCTGCTCCGCAAATGGCACATCAAGATTGAAGCCTGGATATTGGAAGAGGCTGGAGTTGAAGTGCCTGGAGCGGATCAAGAAACAGGTTTTCGATTAGTAAAAATCGTTTAAGAGGAGATAGGGATATGAAGTGGATGCCCGTTGTTTCAGAGATTCCTTGGCCAGATGATAACGGAGAAGTGATCGGTACGAGGAAGTATATAAGCTGTTATTTTGCTCATTTTTCCGATGATGAAGAGAAAAGGATCTTCAATATCTTAGAGAAATATCCGGTTAGTGAAGTCAACTTATTCACAAGTATGCTTGCCAAGATATGTACTGATTACGGCGTATTTTTAAAACAGAAAAGAGACCATCAAATACGGAAAGAGATCGACGATAAGCTCCCGATACTGGAAAAAGCGCACAGTCAGTTAAAATTGCTACAAAAACAAGGACTACCTATAGAACACATAAAATCAGTTCCAGGGGTTTGCCACAGTGAAGAAGAAAAATCACGACATTATGCTGACAAACATATCAACAAAAAGGCATACTGCGACCTCCCCGTGTGTGCCCGCCGCGCAGAGGAGGCACTGGAGTCTCTTCTAGGGGTACTGCGAGATCTTCAGCCCGATAAGCCTGGACGTGGCAGAGTAGAAACAGAAGGGGGGTTTGCGCAAGCTATTGCAGACGCTTTTGCAGAAGTATTCAATAAAAAACCATCGACATGGAGAGAAGGGGTTCTTAGCCAGATATTGGCAATTTGCCTCGAAGGGTTAGGAATTCCACACGAGAATCCAGAACGGCGCTTAA from the Desulfotalea psychrophila LSv54 genome contains:
- a CDS encoding tyrosine-type recombinase/integrase; protein product: MPRLTLNRIRNAKLPPNKKQIFLWDEDAKGLGVRITGSAKVFIFQSRMLMPDKNGILKPSTFRIKIGGCDSVLLEDARNVARRYAAQVAEGIDPRQARQRTAENEATERQERKRQDVTIGKAWPTYMEERRPNWSTKYYSDHERIISPGGKQKKRGKGLTVAGPLASIANLPLSSVTADSIKKWLADEQPKRPTETRRAFEMLRTFLNWCEADKRYHGLAPPNACSAKIKKDNLTKKNSRDDALQREQLSVWFASVRRYENKVLSAYVQMLFLIGARREELLSLKWSDVDFRWKKVHILGKGAVPRDLPLTPYVAALLSKLPRRNEWVFSSTRGKEGRLQSPTKAFQKMMSRAEIDDITLHGLRRSFSTLSEWLETPVGIVYQIQGHEPSATAEKHYKKRPVDLLRKWHIKIEAWILEEAGVEVPGADQETGFRLVKIV